One Cyanobium sp. Tous-M-B4 DNA window includes the following coding sequences:
- a CDS encoding helix-turn-helix transcriptional regulator: protein MPSPQLLEEYCQFFRLLSEPARLKLICQLRAGPMDVAALIEATGFSQSHISRQLGQLQRAGLVSCERDGVRTIWSAEGALVDELCSLIQTRLKRRLENQLAQLQSA from the coding sequence ATGCCGTCTCCCCAGTTGCTGGAGGAGTACTGCCAGTTTTTTCGTTTGCTAAGCGAGCCGGCGCGACTGAAGTTGATTTGTCAGCTCAGGGCAGGGCCCATGGATGTGGCAGCACTGATCGAAGCCACTGGCTTCTCCCAATCCCACATCAGCCGCCAGCTCGGTCAACTGCAGAGGGCTGGCCTAGTGAGCTGCGAGCGCGATGGGGTCCGCACGATCTGGAGCGCCGAAGGCGCCTTGGTAGACGAGCTCTGCTCCCTGATTCAAACCCGACTCAAGCGACGTCTGGAGAATCAGCTAGCCCAACTGCAATCAGCCTGA
- the arsS gene encoding arsenosugar biosynthesis radical SAM (seleno)protein ArsS (Some members of this family are selenoproteins.), which yields MVVFANGRGLQLHSAPPPTGAQGPATAFPPLQRGPLTTLQVNLGYRCNQACSHCHVNAGPSRTEMMDLATLDLIPPVLAARQLSCLDLTGGAPELHPQFRELVVAARQLGVEVLDRCNLTILSEPGQADLARFLADQGVTVVASLPCYAAENVDRQRGSGVFERSIEALRQLNALGYGQPGSGLELQLVYNPQGPDLPPPQAQLEADYRRVLAADFGVVFTSLYALANMPIQRFASWLQAQGKLEAYQALLQNKHCGANLEQVMCRSLISVDWQGWLYDCDFNQQLGLSAAGRPRRHLGELLGWDPQGDAVAVADHCFGCTAGGGSSCGGALSRAAG from the coding sequence ATGGTGGTGTTCGCAAATGGACGGGGATTGCAACTCCATTCCGCCCCGCCCCCAACAGGGGCCCAAGGGCCAGCAACGGCCTTCCCGCCGCTGCAACGGGGACCCCTGACAACCCTGCAGGTAAACCTCGGTTACCGCTGTAACCAGGCCTGCAGCCACTGCCACGTCAACGCTGGACCATCCCGTACCGAAATGATGGATCTGGCCACCCTGGACCTGATCCCGCCGGTTCTAGCGGCTCGTCAGCTGAGCTGCCTCGACCTCACCGGTGGAGCGCCGGAGCTCCACCCCCAGTTCAGGGAGCTGGTGGTAGCTGCCCGCCAGCTTGGCGTCGAGGTGCTCGATCGCTGCAACCTCACGATTCTGTCGGAACCCGGCCAGGCTGATTTAGCCCGGTTCCTGGCGGATCAGGGCGTCACGGTGGTGGCCTCCCTGCCCTGCTACGCCGCCGAAAACGTTGATCGCCAGAGAGGCAGCGGCGTGTTTGAGCGCAGCATCGAGGCTCTACGCCAGCTCAATGCCCTTGGCTATGGCCAGCCAGGCAGCGGGCTAGAGCTGCAGCTCGTCTACAACCCCCAGGGGCCAGACCTACCCCCTCCCCAAGCCCAGCTGGAGGCCGACTACCGCCGGGTGCTCGCCGCCGACTTCGGGGTGGTGTTCACCAGCCTCTACGCCCTTGCCAATATGCCGATCCAGCGTTTTGCCAGCTGGCTCCAAGCCCAGGGAAAGCTGGAGGCCTACCAAGCCCTGTTGCAAAACAAGCACTGCGGCGCGAATCTCGAGCAGGTCATGTGTCGCTCCCTGATCAGTGTCGACTGGCAGGGCTGGCTTTATGACTGCGATTTCAACCAGCAGCTTGGTCTGAGCGCAGCTGGCCGGCCCAGGCGCCACCTGGGCGAACTGCTGGGCTGGGATCCGCAGGGGGATGCGGTGGCAGTGGCAGATCATTGCTTTGGCTGCACCGCCGGAGGGGGCTCCAGCTGCGGCGGCGCCCTAAGCCGCGCCGCGGGCTGA
- a CDS encoding PilZ domain-containing protein: MPDPSPRNEERHIVPSISMTIQIEFHVDPVPFIGRLWDVSASGACLLFPIREPVVPGLVGTLTIHHPTFGDPIRLRASSLWVDRLESASYVGVRFLETVDFNTTFLRFLMRRSGGHTPVVGFGDLRSGTAFGGFS, from the coding sequence ATGCCTGATCCTTCCCCAAGGAATGAGGAGCGACACATTGTCCCCTCAATCAGCATGACGATTCAGATCGAATTTCATGTCGATCCAGTGCCGTTTATTGGTCGCCTTTGGGATGTGAGCGCCTCTGGTGCCTGCCTGCTGTTTCCCATCCGCGAGCCTGTTGTGCCTGGCTTGGTCGGCACCCTCACGATTCACCACCCCACCTTCGGAGATCCGATCCGGCTGCGGGCCAGCTCCCTCTGGGTCGATCGGTTGGAGTCAGCCTCCTATGTGGGGGTGCGCTTTCTTGAAACCGTCGACTTCAACACCACCTTTTTGAGATTTTTGATGCGCCGCAGCGGTGGCCACACGCCCGTGGTTGGTTTTGGCGACCTTCGCTCTGGCACGGCATTCGGCGGCTTCAGTTGA
- a CDS encoding DUF2808 domain-containing protein has product MNLARLRRLALGVALSASIGSGLISNGRALELKGSTYFTSPPWKVDLVSYYTTIFEPFAEYYFTISLDADAGAALGRLTIQQTRGVDNRFPFAVERTEAFLGRPRQRGQRLPVQAEFDAAARQFSLTFPEPIPPGSTFTVVLRPWNNPSFSDTYMFQVTAYPAGPNPSPAPVGFGTLRIYDPDWR; this is encoded by the coding sequence ATGAACCTGGCTCGACTTCGCCGCCTTGCCCTTGGAGTGGCCCTATCTGCCTCGATTGGTTCAGGGCTGATCAGCAATGGCCGAGCCCTTGAGCTCAAGGGGTCTACGTACTTCACCAGCCCCCCCTGGAAGGTGGATCTGGTGAGCTACTACACCACTATTTTCGAGCCTTTTGCCGAGTACTACTTCACGATCAGTCTCGATGCCGATGCCGGTGCCGCCCTCGGCCGCCTCACCATTCAGCAGACCCGCGGGGTCGACAATCGCTTCCCATTTGCTGTGGAGCGCACCGAAGCCTTTTTGGGCCGGCCACGCCAGCGAGGCCAGCGGCTGCCAGTTCAGGCCGAGTTTGATGCTGCTGCAAGGCAGTTCAGCCTCACCTTTCCTGAACCAATCCCCCCCGGCTCCACCTTCACCGTGGTGCTCAGGCCCTGGAACAATCCATCCTTTTCTGACACTTACATGTTCCAGGTGACGGCCTATCCAGCCGGCCCCAACCCCTCGCCAGCGCCGGTGGGATTTGGCACCTTGCGGATCTACGACCCCGATTGGCGCTGA
- a CDS encoding SgcJ/EcaC family oxidoreductase, translated as MALALAVALIATPVHALEANAYPSAQPAPQTACSPLDERQVEGWFESWNQALATGDPAQVAQLYGDHALLLPTLSSELRETPEAITDYFSSFLARHPSGSVTHRQIRLGCNGAVDAGTYRFTLHDPEATVEARYTFVYGLEDGQWRILHHHSSLLPS; from the coding sequence TTGGCCCTAGCCCTTGCCGTAGCTCTGATCGCCACACCGGTGCACGCACTTGAGGCCAATGCTTACCCCAGTGCTCAGCCAGCCCCCCAAACCGCCTGCAGCCCCCTCGATGAGCGGCAGGTGGAAGGCTGGTTTGAAAGCTGGAATCAGGCTCTAGCCACTGGCGATCCGGCCCAAGTGGCCCAGCTCTATGGCGACCATGCGTTGCTGCTGCCGACTCTCTCTAGTGAGTTGCGAGAGACACCCGAGGCCATCACTGATTACTTCAGCTCCTTCTTGGCCCGCCACCCCAGTGGCAGCGTCACGCACCGTCAGATCCGATTGGGTTGCAATGGGGCCGTCGATGCGGGCACCTACCGATTCACCCTCCACGACCCAGAGGCCACGGTGGAAGCCCGCTACACATTTGTGTATGGCTTGGAGGATGGCCAGTGGCGGATCCTCCATCACCACTCCTCCTTGCTACCCAGCTGA
- a CDS encoding glutamine synthetase III, whose translation MPSSHRYAALQQIQRRRPVATTAAAPFDELWASDVFGLQAMKEALPGRIFKSIQRTIREGGKLDLSLANAVADAMKTWASGRGALYYAHVFYPLTNSTAEKHDGFISPKSDGRVITEFTGKLLVQGEPDGSSFPNGGIRSTFEARGYTAWDITSPAYLMQTPNGVTLCIPTVFVSWTGEALDKKTPLLRSNAAMNRQAQRLLRLLGETEVAPVNSSCGAEQEYFLVDNAFVALRPDLLLAGRTLFGAPPAKGQQFDDHYFGAIPERVQVFMQDVEQQLYRLGVPAKTRHNEVAPGQFEIAPYFEAANVATDHQQLTMTVLKATAKKHGFACLLHEKPFAGINGSGKHVNWSIGNATQGNLLDPGQTPHDNLQFLLFCAAVIRGVHSYGPLLRAVIATAGNDHRLGANEAPPAIISMYLGSQLEDVFNQIREGNLQSSAKGGVMTLGVDTLPEFTKDPGDRNRTSPFAFTGNRFEFRAVGSNQSVAGPLVAMNTVLADSIGWIADRLQSQLDSGTALGEAAFNVLQQVMREHGAVVFGGDGYSSEWHRLAVEERGLENLRTCADALPVLQRPEVRELFERQGVLSAVELESRFEVYAEQYVLAIEVEAKLALQIARTQVYPAAVRYLGELGQALQEQQAMGLHPNLKLRNQLGELLEQLNNGCESLDQALHAAPHGTEAHMRHCADSLMPLIGDLRAAVDGLEGLVDDGLWPLPSYQEMLFMR comes from the coding sequence ATGCCCAGCTCGCATCGTTACGCCGCCCTCCAGCAGATTCAGCGGCGACGCCCGGTGGCGACAACTGCTGCTGCCCCCTTCGATGAGCTGTGGGCTAGCGACGTATTCGGCCTCCAGGCGATGAAGGAGGCCTTGCCTGGACGCATCTTTAAGTCGATCCAACGCACGATCCGGGAAGGCGGCAAGCTCGATTTGTCGTTGGCCAACGCCGTGGCCGACGCCATGAAGACCTGGGCCAGCGGCCGTGGAGCTCTGTATTACGCCCACGTTTTTTATCCACTTACCAACTCCACGGCCGAGAAGCACGACGGCTTCATTTCGCCCAAAAGTGATGGTCGAGTGATCACCGAATTCACGGGCAAGCTGCTGGTGCAGGGCGAACCCGACGGCTCCTCCTTCCCCAATGGCGGCATTCGCTCCACCTTTGAGGCCCGCGGCTACACCGCTTGGGACATCACCAGCCCCGCCTACCTGATGCAGACCCCCAATGGGGTGACCCTCTGCATTCCCACCGTTTTTGTTTCCTGGACCGGTGAGGCCCTAGATAAAAAAACGCCGCTGCTGCGCTCCAACGCCGCGATGAATCGCCAGGCCCAGCGCCTGCTGCGTCTGCTTGGTGAAACCGAAGTTGCTCCGGTGAACTCCAGCTGCGGCGCCGAGCAGGAGTATTTCCTGGTCGACAACGCCTTCGTTGCCCTGCGCCCAGACCTGCTCCTCGCTGGCCGCACCCTGTTTGGCGCCCCGCCCGCCAAGGGCCAGCAGTTCGACGACCACTACTTCGGCGCCATCCCCGAGCGAGTGCAGGTGTTCATGCAGGACGTGGAGCAGCAGCTCTACCGCCTGGGCGTTCCCGCCAAGACTCGCCACAACGAGGTGGCACCTGGACAATTTGAAATTGCGCCCTACTTCGAAGCCGCCAACGTCGCTACCGACCACCAGCAGCTCACCATGACCGTGCTCAAGGCCACGGCCAAAAAGCACGGCTTCGCCTGCCTGCTGCACGAAAAGCCCTTTGCGGGGATCAACGGCTCGGGTAAGCACGTCAACTGGTCGATCGGCAACGCCACCCAGGGCAACCTGCTCGACCCGGGCCAAACGCCCCACGACAACCTGCAGTTCCTGCTGTTCTGCGCCGCCGTGATTCGCGGCGTCCACAGCTACGGGCCCCTACTGCGGGCCGTTATCGCCACCGCCGGCAACGACCACCGTCTTGGTGCCAACGAAGCACCGCCGGCGATCATCTCGATGTACCTGGGCAGCCAGCTCGAGGATGTGTTCAACCAGATCCGCGAGGGCAACCTGCAGAGTTCCGCCAAGGGCGGCGTGATGACCCTGGGGGTGGACACCCTGCCGGAATTCACCAAGGACCCCGGCGATCGCAACCGCACCTCACCCTTTGCTTTTACGGGCAACCGCTTTGAGTTCCGCGCCGTTGGCTCCAACCAATCGGTAGCCGGGCCCCTAGTGGCGATGAACACGGTCCTGGCCGATTCGATCGGCTGGATTGCAGATCGGCTGCAGAGTCAGCTCGACAGCGGCACCGCCCTAGGCGAAGCGGCCTTCAACGTGCTCCAGCAGGTAATGCGCGAGCACGGCGCCGTGGTGTTTGGCGGCGACGGCTACTCCAGCGAATGGCATCGTCTGGCTGTCGAAGAGCGTGGCCTGGAAAACCTGCGCACCTGCGCCGATGCCTTGCCAGTGCTGCAGCGCCCGGAGGTGCGGGAGCTGTTTGAGCGCCAGGGAGTGCTCAGTGCGGTGGAGCTGGAGAGCCGCTTTGAGGTGTACGCGGAGCAGTACGTGCTGGCGATTGAAGTGGAGGCAAAGCTGGCCCTGCAGATTGCTCGCACCCAGGTATATCCAGCGGCTGTGCGCTACCTAGGCGAGCTGGGCCAGGCCCTGCAGGAGCAGCAGGCGATGGGCTTGCATCCCAATCTCAAATTGCGCAATCAGTTGGGCGAGCTGCTTGAGCAGCTCAACAACGGTTGCGAGAGTCTCGATCAGGCCCTACATGCCGCGCCTCACGGCACCGAAGCCCACATGCGTCACTGCGCCGACAGCCTGATGCCGCTAATCGGCGACCTGCGTGCGGCGGTGGATGGTCTGGAGGGCTTGGTCGACGACGGTCTCTGGCCCCTGCCCAGCTACCAGGAGATGCTTTTTATGCGCTGA
- a CDS encoding rhodanese-like domain-containing protein: MKPDLDTRLNAQELARQLAEKRVSVIDVREAMEFAGGHIEGSVNVPLARLSRTELPQGALVLVCHSGRRSAQALAQLVRHGHTSPLADLDGGIPSWQQAGLPLRRLNNAPLPLMRQVQIAAGSLVLLGLGLGSWVAPAWILLSWFVGAGLVFAGISGFCGMARLLALMPWNRVSI, encoded by the coding sequence ATGAAACCAGACCTCGATACCCGTCTCAATGCCCAGGAACTAGCCAGGCAGCTGGCTGAAAAACGGGTCAGCGTGATCGATGTGCGCGAAGCAATGGAATTCGCCGGCGGTCACATCGAAGGCAGCGTCAATGTGCCGCTGGCTCGACTCAGCCGTACCGAGCTGCCGCAAGGAGCCCTGGTGCTGGTATGCCACAGCGGTCGCCGCAGTGCCCAGGCCCTAGCCCAGTTGGTGCGGCACGGGCACACCAGCCCCCTTGCCGATCTCGATGGCGGCATCCCCAGCTGGCAGCAGGCTGGTTTACCGCTGCGCAGGCTCAACAACGCCCCCCTGCCGCTGATGCGCCAGGTTCAGATCGCCGCTGGCTCTTTGGTGCTGCTCGGTCTGGGCCTTGGCAGCTGGGTGGCGCCGGCTTGGATTCTGCTCAGCTGGTTTGTGGGAGCCGGCCTGGTGTTTGCTGGCATCAGTGGTTTTTGTGGCATGGCCCGCCTGCTGGCCCTGATGCCCTGGAACCGGGTGTCGATTTGA
- a CDS encoding LexA family transcriptional regulator: MASDLIWLGPLQPSHHDLEPLLLPLAGETVAAGFPSPADDYIEATIDLNGALIPRPSSTFLMRVDGDAMRGDGIHHGDLLVVDRSVGPRSGSIVVAVHEGRFLLRRLEGAPAHWRLVASDATSPAIALQGDDPDLLIWGVVIHAVHHLWKPSPQSRVRGSRF; the protein is encoded by the coding sequence ATGGCGAGCGATCTGATCTGGCTTGGTCCCTTGCAGCCATCGCATCACGACCTCGAGCCCCTGCTCCTGCCCCTGGCCGGCGAAACCGTGGCCGCAGGCTTTCCCAGCCCTGCCGATGACTACATCGAGGCAACGATCGATCTAAATGGAGCCCTGATTCCGCGACCGAGCTCCACCTTTTTGATGCGGGTAGACGGCGATGCCATGCGCGGGGATGGCATTCACCACGGCGATCTATTAGTGGTCGACCGCAGCGTGGGTCCCCGTTCGGGCTCCATCGTGGTTGCTGTGCACGAGGGGCGCTTTCTGCTGCGGCGACTGGAAGGGGCACCTGCCCATTGGCGCCTGGTGGCCAGCGATGCCACTAGCCCAGCCATTGCCCTGCAAGGTGACGATCCCGACCTGCTGATCTGGGGCGTGGTGATCCATGCGGTACATCACCTTTGGAAGCCATCGCCGCAATCGCGAGTCCGAGGAAGCCGCTTTTAA
- a CDS encoding sulfite exporter TauE/SafE family protein, whose translation MAAATLLLLTGGGALIGLLLAVLGAGGSILLLPLLVTGAGLPIQAAVPLSLLVVSLLALGNIGPYLRRRLVAPRAALLLGLPALVGSWIGGSWVKAGLIPEVVQLGLFSAAALLASWLLCCVPVPGSGSGGRVLSGATNNLGLAGQGFLVGLLTGVAGVGGGFAIVPALVLLAGLPMQLASGTSLVLIAANALVALLALGHWPAAHLPLLLPLVGGGAIGALIGQNIAPRLPEGMLRLGFSALLIGSALLTGWEASRRLPLPAGLISGYPPRISSH comes from the coding sequence ATGGCAGCAGCCACCTTGCTCCTGCTAACGGGTGGCGGCGCCCTGATTGGCCTGCTCCTAGCCGTGCTCGGTGCCGGGGGCTCCATCCTGCTTTTGCCCCTGCTGGTCACTGGGGCCGGCCTTCCTATTCAGGCGGCCGTACCGCTCTCTCTACTTGTGGTCAGCTTGCTGGCCCTTGGCAACATCGGCCCTTATTTGCGCCGCCGCCTGGTGGCGCCACGGGCGGCCCTGCTGCTTGGCCTGCCGGCTTTGGTGGGTAGCTGGATCGGCGGCTCCTGGGTGAAGGCTGGACTAATCCCTGAGGTTGTTCAGTTGGGGCTGTTTTCGGCGGCGGCCCTGCTGGCTTCCTGGCTGCTTTGCTGCGTTCCGGTGCCTGGTTCAGGATCGGGCGGCCGCGTCTTATCGGGGGCTACCAACAACCTGGGCTTGGCTGGCCAGGGCTTCTTGGTGGGGCTGCTCACCGGCGTAGCCGGCGTGGGTGGTGGTTTTGCGATTGTGCCGGCTTTGGTGCTCCTGGCTGGATTACCGATGCAGCTGGCCAGCGGCACCAGCTTGGTACTGATCGCCGCCAATGCGTTGGTGGCGTTACTGGCCCTAGGTCATTGGCCCGCGGCCCACTTGCCCCTGCTGCTACCCCTGGTTGGCGGGGGAGCCATCGGCGCCCTGATCGGCCAAAACATCGCTCCCCGACTGCCGGAAGGGATGTTGCGACTGGGCTTTTCCGCTCTGCTGATTGGCTCGGCCCTGCTCACCGGCTGGGAGGCCAGCAGGCGCTTGCCCCTACCCGCTGGATTGATTTCCGGCTATCCCCCCAGGATCTCATCACACTGA
- a CDS encoding rhodanese-like domain-containing protein, which translates to MVVAPFTPISLRAAAGGGSLLFRQLFDAQTGTFTYLLGDVSSRQAVIIDSVFERHGRDLALIRELGLELVASLDTHVHADHVTGSWLLHEATGCAIGLAAAAKAKNVTMLLQHGDRLSFGVRWLEVRSTPGHTNGCLSFVLDDQSMAFSGDALLVRGCGRCDFQQGNPHTLWASITQQLFSLPDSCLLYPGHDYEGRTVSSVVEEKAFNARLGGMATERDFVGHMESMKLPHPHRIAEALPGNMRSGKPVDQDVTSAAANPCWAPLQRSYAGLPELHPAWVASHRDGLTLLDVRSAGEFGGPDGRVAGSLLIPLPELEGRISELPVNQPVVVVCHSGSRSALATQQLLKAGLSQVANLHGGLARWADEGYSLQGVAST; encoded by the coding sequence ATGGTTGTCGCCCCGTTTACGCCGATCTCCCTGCGGGCAGCGGCTGGAGGGGGATCCCTGCTCTTCCGCCAGCTTTTTGATGCCCAGACCGGCACCTTCACCTACTTACTAGGCGATGTGTCCAGTCGCCAGGCGGTGATCATCGATTCGGTGTTTGAGCGCCATGGCCGGGATCTTGCCCTAATCCGTGAGCTGGGGCTCGAGCTGGTGGCCTCTCTGGATACCCATGTCCATGCCGACCATGTCACCGGCAGCTGGCTGCTGCACGAGGCCACTGGCTGTGCAATTGGCCTAGCTGCAGCCGCCAAGGCGAAAAACGTGACCATGCTCCTGCAGCACGGGGATCGGCTGTCCTTTGGCGTTCGTTGGCTCGAGGTGCGCAGCACCCCAGGTCATACCAATGGCTGCCTCAGTTTTGTGCTCGACGATCAGTCGATGGCATTCAGTGGTGACGCCTTGCTCGTGCGGGGCTGCGGTCGCTGTGACTTTCAGCAGGGCAACCCCCATACCCTCTGGGCCTCGATTACCCAGCAACTCTTCAGCCTGCCCGACTCCTGCTTGCTCTATCCAGGCCACGACTACGAGGGCCGCACGGTCAGCTCGGTGGTTGAAGAAAAAGCTTTCAACGCCCGCCTGGGCGGTATGGCCACGGAAAGGGATTTCGTTGGTCACATGGAGTCCATGAAGTTGCCCCACCCCCACCGGATCGCCGAAGCCCTGCCGGGCAACATGCGCTCTGGCAAGCCCGTTGATCAGGACGTCACCAGCGCTGCTGCAAACCCATGTTGGGCGCCATTGCAACGCAGCTATGCAGGCCTGCCCGAACTTCACCCCGCCTGGGTGGCGTCCCACCGTGATGGCCTCACCTTGCTGGATGTGCGTTCGGCTGGGGAATTTGGCGGCCCAGACGGTCGGGTGGCGGGCAGCCTGCTGATTCCCCTGCCGGAACTGGAAGGTCGCATCTCTGAACTTCCCGTCAATCAACCGGTGGTGGTGGTCTGCCACTCCGGCAGCCGCTCGGCCCTAGCTACCCAGCAGTTGCTTAAGGCCGGCCTCAGCCAGGTGGCAAACCTCCACGGCGGCCTGGCCCGCTGGGCGGATGAGGGCTACTCGCTGCAAGGCGTCGCTTCCACCTGA
- a CDS encoding Hepatitis C virus core protein, with product MLQQPPRGYVTLARLGLVANGLAIPLGLAVILLDPTWRTANLVVGASAVLPTAVVGLVASIALLKWRAWGQILAIVALSMALAIGLPYGIVRMALLSEGRLLTAVLSGLLWAATTAALVFWSRPSIRRYLI from the coding sequence ATGTTGCAGCAGCCCCCCCGCGGCTACGTGACCCTGGCTCGCCTGGGTTTGGTGGCCAATGGTCTGGCCATCCCCCTAGGCCTGGCGGTAATCCTGCTAGATCCCACCTGGCGCACGGCCAATCTCGTTGTGGGCGCTAGTGCCGTACTGCCCACGGCCGTGGTGGGCCTGGTGGCCTCGATCGCCCTGCTCAAGTGGCGTGCATGGGGCCAGATCCTGGCGATCGTGGCCCTGTCTATGGCCCTGGCGATTGGGCTGCCTTACGGAATCGTGCGCATGGCGCTGCTCAGTGAGGGGCGATTGCTCACCGCAGTGCTGTCTGGTCTGCTTTGGGCGGCTACCACTGCTGCGCTGGTGTTCTGGAGTCGGCCCAGCATTCGCCGCTACTTGATCTGA
- a CDS encoding phosphoribosyltransferase, with translation MILHPPRWSNRHQAGLELAERLKISAGCDHDSTVIGLPRGGVPVAVAIGRQLRLPVATWSVRKVADPLQPELAIGAISAGKVAVWRNGQAAVRRQEQALSEGWLQLQERELERRQKLFGDPSPNQLRNRHLIVVDDGIATGMSVRAALLSLRQAEPRSITLAIPVADCAVANQLGELVDQLEILLLVERLQSVGMWYGTFNQLEDREVLNLLAAGTPEAPS, from the coding sequence ATGATTTTGCATCCACCTCGATGGAGCAACCGCCATCAGGCAGGCCTGGAACTGGCTGAGCGGCTAAAGATCAGTGCGGGGTGCGACCATGACAGCACAGTTATTGGCTTGCCACGTGGCGGGGTTCCGGTAGCCGTCGCCATTGGCAGGCAATTGCGGCTTCCCGTGGCCACCTGGTCGGTGCGAAAGGTGGCCGATCCCCTGCAACCCGAGCTCGCGATCGGCGCTATTTCGGCAGGGAAGGTTGCGGTATGGCGAAATGGCCAAGCAGCGGTGCGGCGTCAGGAGCAGGCCCTCAGCGAGGGCTGGCTCCAGCTGCAGGAGCGGGAATTAGAACGGCGGCAAAAGCTCTTCGGCGATCCAAGCCCGAACCAACTGCGTAATCGCCATCTGATCGTGGTAGACGACGGGATTGCCACTGGGATGAGTGTGCGAGCCGCCCTGCTATCCCTGCGTCAGGCCGAGCCGCGCAGCATCACATTGGCAATTCCTGTGGCGGACTGCGCGGTGGCAAACCAACTGGGAGAGCTAGTCGATCAACTCGAAATCCTGTTGCTGGTGGAGCGACTCCAATCAGTGGGCATGTGGTACGGAACGTTTAACCAGCTCGAAGATCGCGAGGTGCTTAATCTTCTGGCAGCGGGAACACCCGAAGCGCCCAGCTGA
- a CDS encoding DUF427 domain-containing protein — protein MQAQWNGQVIASSDDIVKVDGNAYFPAAALDPDCIRPSTHTSVCGWKGTAHYYDLVVNGQVNANAVWFYPEPKEAAANIRGRVAFWKGVQVT, from the coding sequence ATGCAAGCCCAGTGGAATGGTCAGGTGATTGCCAGCAGCGATGACATCGTCAAGGTCGACGGCAACGCCTATTTCCCTGCCGCCGCCCTTGACCCCGACTGCATTCGCCCCTCCACCCATACCAGCGTGTGCGGCTGGAAAGGCACGGCTCACTACTACGACCTAGTTGTCAATGGCCAGGTGAACGCCAATGCTGTCTGGTTTTATCCAGAGCCCAAGGAGGCCGCTGCCAACATCCGCGGCCGCGTGGCCTTCTGGAAGGGAGTGCAGGTGACCTGA